A DNA window from Streptomyces sp. B21-083 contains the following coding sequences:
- a CDS encoding GNAT family N-acetyltransferase: MVTQVRAPRPDEMTAYYRALPFANGLPHWEPADAAWHGGAEPWPPPRTPATVEQLDRWAEADVKDESFHPIATFVDSTCVGASATISFGVTVPGGGTVRMAGVTSTGVIATHRRRGYLRQMMQAMFESALGRGEPLAMLSASEGSIYGRYGFSPATYRVRWELARHEAALLPAETDPGSLELVGAAQAKQAWPAVHAAVRASRVGELTALPGRWDGLSDDAAGTNGPLRYLVHRDQHGAVDGIANFRLPWSSTAGNAGTLVVEALEAADPVAYRALWSLLIDFDLTKTVVAPGRPRDEPLRWMLTNPRAMRVTRQSDNLWARLLDVPRALTQRSYETAGELRFTVDGDRMCPANNRTWCLRADGDSATCVPTEQPPDLTITVPALSSLYFGGMSAHDLAYAGRITPHADGAIGRLARMFRSDPEPHNSFGF, encoded by the coding sequence ATGGTGACCCAGGTTCGTGCACCGCGTCCGGACGAGATGACTGCGTACTACCGGGCATTGCCGTTCGCGAACGGGCTGCCGCACTGGGAGCCGGCGGATGCCGCGTGGCACGGGGGTGCCGAGCCGTGGCCGCCGCCGCGCACCCCCGCGACCGTGGAGCAGCTCGATCGGTGGGCGGAGGCTGACGTCAAGGATGAGTCCTTTCACCCCATAGCTACGTTCGTCGACAGCACGTGCGTCGGCGCATCGGCCACCATCTCCTTCGGGGTGACGGTCCCCGGCGGGGGCACGGTCAGGATGGCCGGCGTCACCTCCACCGGGGTGATCGCGACCCACCGCCGACGCGGGTACCTGCGGCAGATGATGCAGGCCATGTTCGAATCAGCCCTGGGCCGAGGCGAGCCCCTGGCGATGCTCAGCGCGAGTGAAGGCAGCATCTACGGGCGGTACGGGTTCTCACCGGCGACCTATCGCGTCCGGTGGGAGCTGGCTCGTCACGAAGCCGCCCTCCTCCCGGCGGAGACGGATCCCGGGTCGCTGGAGCTGGTCGGTGCCGCGCAGGCGAAGCAGGCCTGGCCCGCGGTGCACGCGGCCGTGCGTGCGTCCCGCGTCGGTGAGCTCACCGCCCTTCCCGGGCGTTGGGACGGGCTTTCCGACGACGCGGCCGGCACGAATGGACCGTTGCGGTATCTCGTCCACCGTGACCAGCACGGCGCTGTGGACGGCATCGCCAACTTCCGACTGCCCTGGTCCTCGACAGCGGGCAATGCGGGAACCCTTGTCGTGGAGGCGCTTGAGGCGGCCGATCCGGTGGCCTACCGCGCCTTGTGGAGTCTGCTGATCGACTTCGACCTCACCAAGACCGTCGTGGCGCCCGGCCGTCCGCGCGACGAACCCCTGCGGTGGATGCTCACGAACCCACGGGCGATGCGCGTGACCCGCCAGTCGGACAACCTGTGGGCACGCCTGCTCGACGTCCCTCGCGCCCTGACGCAACGCTCGTACGAGACCGCCGGCGAGCTGCGGTTCACCGTCGACGGCGACCGGATGTGCCCGGCGAACAACCGGACGTGGTGCCTACGGGCGGACGGTGACTCAGCGACATGTGTTCCGACCGAGCAGCCGCCAGACCTGACCATCACGGTCCCGGCGCTCAGTTCGCTCTACTTCGGCGGCATGTCGGCACACGACCTGGCGTACGCCGGCCGCATCACCCCGCACGCCGACGGTGCGATCGGGCGGCTGGCCCGGATGTTCCGGAGCGATCCCGAACCGCACAACTCCTTCGGCTTCTGA
- a CDS encoding DUF397 domain-containing protein, translating to MSSERTTWFTSSYSGQNGECIEARSQVAGIDVRDSKSSRGPVVRVGAAAWALFLGGVYSGFVPLGS from the coding sequence ATGTCGTCGGAGCGGACCACTTGGTTCACGAGCAGCTACAGCGGCCAGAACGGTGAATGCATAGAAGCACGCAGTCAGGTGGCCGGTATCGACGTCCGCGACTCCAAGAGTTCGCGCGGCCCTGTCGTCAGGGTTGGTGCAGCGGCGTGGGCCCTGTTCCTTGGCGGGGTGTATTCCGGGTTCGTACCCTTGGGCAGCTGA
- a CDS encoding endonuclease I family protein, translating into MPATQIRTLRWKTVALATSTVLAALAIPTMTATPAGATTTAYDSTYYKNAIGKTGTSLKSSLHTIISSQTKISYSAVWNALKVTDQDPNNSNNVILLYSGVSRAKSLNGGDVGDWNREHTWAKSHGDFGEATGPGTDLHHLRPADVQVNSIRGNLDFDNGGSAVTNGGGSTVDSDSFAPRAADRGDVARMILYMAVRYEGDDGWADLEPNEKVGNGSNPYMGKLSVLKAWSEADPPSAFEEKRNQVIYDTYQHNRNPFIDHPEWVEAIW; encoded by the coding sequence ATGCCCGCGACGCAGATACGCACCCTCCGCTGGAAGACGGTGGCACTCGCCACGTCGACCGTCCTGGCCGCCCTCGCCATCCCCACGATGACCGCCACCCCGGCGGGCGCGACGACGACGGCGTACGACTCCACGTACTACAAGAACGCGATCGGCAAGACCGGTACGAGCCTCAAGTCCTCGCTGCACACGATCATCAGCAGCCAGACGAAGATCTCGTACTCCGCGGTCTGGAACGCCCTCAAGGTCACCGACCAGGACCCGAACAACAGCAACAACGTGATCCTGCTGTACAGCGGTGTCTCACGCGCCAAGTCCCTCAACGGCGGCGACGTCGGCGACTGGAACCGCGAGCACACCTGGGCCAAGTCCCACGGCGACTTCGGCGAGGCGACCGGCCCCGGCACGGACCTGCACCACCTGCGCCCGGCGGATGTCCAGGTCAACAGCATCCGCGGCAACCTGGACTTCGACAACGGCGGCAGCGCCGTCACCAACGGCGGCGGCAGCACCGTCGACTCCGACTCCTTCGCGCCGCGCGCCGCGGACCGAGGCGACGTCGCCCGCATGATCCTCTACATGGCCGTGCGCTACGAGGGCGACGACGGCTGGGCCGACCTGGAGCCCAACGAGAAGGTCGGCAACGGCTCCAACCCCTACATGGGCAAGCTCTCCGTACTCAAGGCCTGGAGCGAGGCGGACCCGCCCAGCGCCTTCGAGGAGAAGCGCAACCAGGTCATCTACGACACCTACCAGCACAACCGCAACCCGTTCATCGACCACCCTGAGTGGGTCGAGGCGATCTGGTAG
- a CDS encoding thiamine pyrophosphate-binding protein has product MTHDHDLVLKPTAAQTEAALNPPAGRTGGDLVVETLAGLGTTTVFGLPGQHALGLFDALRRSDLRYIGLRVENNAGFAADAYGRMTGEAAPLLLSTGPGALTSLAALQEAAAASAPVLAISSQIPTAGLGGGRHGYLHELPDQQASFRAVVKSVHTVRTQSQIPSAIADAWKSALTAPHGPVWVEIPQDVLTAETLIPVVTGGDAFPEELPPRPELTALAAHLLSNAERPAIIAGGGVVRADAAGKLRALAEYLQAPVVTTYGGKGAFPWTHPLSLQSWLEDRHMTDFLEDADVLLVVGSGLGELSSNYHTFKPRGRVIQVEADLGKLESNHPALGIHADARLALQALLETVSAARQDESAEERVKGVLDRVGERLAAQELTLEQGLLKSIRAALPPRSPSFWDMTILSYWAWSAFDPRGTNTMHSAQGAGGLGYAFPAALGAAVADPTYPVLAVSGDGGALYGIAELATARQYDLNVTWLIVDDGGYGILREYMTDAFGEATGTELTRPDFVALAESFGVPATRTTPETLDTDLAKALGEPGPSVVVLPAVLRMFAATHLG; this is encoded by the coding sequence GTGACCCACGACCACGACCTGGTGCTGAAGCCGACCGCCGCACAGACGGAGGCCGCGCTGAACCCGCCCGCCGGCCGCACCGGCGGGGACCTGGTCGTGGAGACGCTGGCAGGCCTCGGCACGACGACGGTCTTCGGCCTGCCCGGCCAGCACGCCCTGGGCCTGTTCGACGCGCTGCGCCGCTCGGACCTCCGGTACATCGGCCTACGGGTGGAGAACAACGCGGGGTTCGCGGCGGACGCGTACGGCCGGATGACGGGCGAGGCGGCGCCGCTGCTCCTGTCGACGGGGCCGGGCGCGCTGACGTCACTGGCGGCGCTCCAGGAAGCTGCAGCCGCCTCCGCCCCCGTCCTGGCGATCAGCAGCCAGATCCCGACAGCGGGGCTGGGCGGCGGCCGACACGGCTACCTCCACGAACTCCCGGACCAGCAGGCGTCGTTCAGAGCTGTGGTGAAGTCGGTCCACACCGTCCGTACGCAGTCCCAGATCCCCTCGGCGATCGCCGACGCCTGGAAGTCGGCGCTCACGGCCCCGCACGGCCCGGTGTGGGTGGAGATCCCGCAGGACGTTCTGACCGCCGAGACGCTGATTCCGGTGGTGACGGGCGGCGACGCCTTCCCCGAGGAGTTGCCGCCGCGCCCCGAACTGACGGCGCTGGCAGCGCACTTGCTGTCGAACGCCGAGCGACCGGCGATCATCGCGGGGGGCGGGGTCGTACGGGCGGACGCGGCGGGCAAGTTGAGGGCGCTGGCGGAGTATCTCCAGGCGCCGGTGGTGACGACGTACGGCGGCAAGGGCGCGTTCCCGTGGACGCACCCCCTCTCCCTCCAGTCCTGGCTGGAGGACCGGCACATGACCGACTTCCTGGAGGACGCGGACGTCCTGCTGGTCGTCGGCTCGGGCCTGGGTGAACTCTCCTCGAACTACCACACGTTCAAGCCGCGCGGCCGGGTCATCCAAGTCGAGGCGGACCTCGGCAAGTTGGAGTCCAACCACCCGGCACTGGGCATCCACGCGGACGCCCGACTCGCGCTGCAGGCACTGCTGGAGACGGTGTCGGCGGCACGGCAGGACGAGTCGGCGGAGGAGCGGGTGAAAGGGGTCCTCGACCGGGTGGGCGAGCGCCTCGCTGCCCAGGAACTCACCCTGGAACAGGGCCTGTTGAAGTCGATCAGAGCGGCGTTGCCACCCCGCTCCCCATCCTTCTGGGACATGACGATCCTGTCCTACTGGGCCTGGTCGGCCTTCGACCCGCGCGGAACCAACACCATGCACTCGGCCCAGGGAGCGGGCGGCCTCGGCTACGCCTTCCCGGCGGCCCTGGGAGCCGCGGTGGCCGACCCGACGTACCCGGTGCTGGCGGTCTCGGGCGACGGCGGCGCCCTGTACGGCATCGCGGAGCTGGCCACGGCCAGGCAGTACGACCTGAACGTCACCTGGCTGATCGTGGACGACGGCGGCTACGGCATCCTGCGCGAGTACATGACCGACGCGTTCGGGGAAGCGACGGGGACGGAACTGACGCGGCCGGACTTCGTGGCGCTGGCCGAGTCGTTCGGCGTACCGGCGACACGAACCACACCGGAGACACTGGACACGGACCTCGCGAAGGCGCTGGGCGAGCCGGGGCCGTCGGTGGTGGTGCTTCCGGCAGTGCTGCGGATGTTCGCGGCTACGCATTTGGGGTGA
- a CDS encoding DUF7873 family protein translates to MPKLNQIIAVEKGVKSKALQELTQAHQDVQKPALLAGISRTYQPKDEEGEQLPPESTRVQIKAEDALRATAGTLTRLFDVTATKDWANRSAVADVVVDGTVLLPQVPVPYLLFLEKQLTDLHTFVRKLPVLDASESWNLDPSTDSWKTDPVRTIRTKKVPRNHVKAEATEKHPAQVEVYYEDVPVGYWTTVKFSGALPARRVNELLDRVEKLQQSVKFAREEANNTEVTDQRVGDAVFGYLFR, encoded by the coding sequence GTGCCGAAGCTGAATCAGATCATCGCCGTCGAAAAGGGCGTCAAGTCCAAGGCTCTCCAGGAGCTCACCCAGGCTCACCAGGACGTGCAGAAGCCCGCCCTGCTGGCCGGCATCTCCCGGACCTACCAGCCCAAGGACGAGGAGGGCGAGCAGTTGCCGCCCGAGTCCACGCGGGTGCAGATCAAGGCCGAGGACGCTCTGCGGGCGACCGCCGGGACGCTGACGCGGCTCTTCGACGTGACCGCCACGAAGGACTGGGCGAACCGGTCTGCGGTCGCGGACGTGGTGGTCGACGGTACGGTGCTGTTGCCCCAGGTGCCCGTCCCGTACCTGCTGTTCCTGGAGAAGCAACTCACCGACCTGCACACCTTCGTGCGCAAGCTGCCGGTGCTCGACGCCTCCGAGTCGTGGAACCTGGACCCCTCGACGGACTCGTGGAAGACGGACCCGGTGCGGACCATCCGCACGAAGAAGGTTCCGCGCAACCACGTGAAGGCCGAGGCCACGGAGAAGCACCCGGCGCAGGTCGAGGTGTACTACGAGGACGTCCCGGTCGGTTACTGGACCACGGTGAAGTTCTCCGGCGCGCTGCCCGCCCGGCGGGTCAACGAGCTCCTCGACCGCGTCGAGAAGCTCCAGCAGTCCGTCAAGTTCGCCCGCGAGGAGGCGAACAACACCGAGGTCACCGACCAGCGGGTCGGCGACGCGGTGTTCGGCTACCTCTTCCGGTAG
- a CDS encoding DUF6585 family protein, whose protein sequence is MTRKQASKRLHLFEHGMIVQPQFGDGMTAFRWDSAKLYQDITQLIVNGIPTPTKYVYSISAPSFGGMEITEFYERPETWGPLLQEAILRAQGQAVLDSVRADGTVDFGSFTVSRTGVVIRGKKPLPWSEVHGVQVKGGAVHVMKYGTSSPWFTVPASGVTNLHLFLAIAENLYRK, encoded by the coding sequence TTGACCAGGAAGCAGGCATCCAAGCGTCTCCACCTGTTCGAGCACGGCATGATCGTGCAACCGCAGTTCGGGGACGGTATGACCGCCTTCCGCTGGGATTCCGCGAAGCTGTACCAGGACATCACCCAACTGATCGTCAACGGCATCCCCACCCCCACCAAGTACGTCTACTCCATATCCGCCCCGAGCTTCGGCGGCATGGAGATCACGGAGTTCTACGAGAGACCCGAGACGTGGGGGCCGTTGCTGCAGGAAGCGATACTCCGGGCCCAGGGGCAGGCGGTCCTGGACTCGGTGCGTGCGGACGGGACGGTCGACTTCGGTTCTTTCACGGTCTCGCGCACGGGCGTGGTCATCCGTGGGAAGAAACCTCTTCCATGGTCCGAGGTCCATGGGGTCCAGGTGAAGGGAGGCGCGGTCCACGTCATGAAGTACGGCACGTCCAGCCCCTGGTTCACCGTCCCGGCCAGCGGCGTCACGAATCTCCACCTCTTCCTGGCCATCGCCGAGAACCTCTACCGCAAATAG
- a CDS encoding Scr1 family TA system antitoxin-like transcriptional regulator, with the protein MSVAIASESSPREDEKDLVELAQLPNVTLQVLPFTAGACQGGPYPFLIYSFPPPAGLEVVLLENFASHAYLETREDTARLGGAFDHLRAAALSAMESESRIIGIAEGLPDS; encoded by the coding sequence GTGAGTGTGGCCATCGCCTCGGAGTCCTCGCCGAGGGAGGACGAGAAGGACCTTGTTGAGTTGGCCCAGCTTCCGAACGTGACTTTGCAGGTACTACCCTTCACGGCAGGAGCCTGCCAGGGCGGGCCATATCCCTTCCTGATCTACAGTTTTCCTCCCCCGGCGGGGCTGGAAGTTGTCCTCCTGGAGAACTTCGCGAGTCACGCGTACCTGGAGACCCGGGAGGACACGGCTCGGTTGGGCGGCGCCTTCGACCACCTCCGTGCCGCAGCTCTCAGCGCGATGGAATCCGAGTCCCGGATCATCGGGATCGCCGAGGGGCTGCCCGATTCGTAA
- a CDS encoding RNA-guided endonuclease InsQ/TnpB family protein encodes MKLVVQVKLLPTPIQAAALEATLHACNEAASWASEVAFAKDAKRNFALREHTYAEIRQRWGLGAQAAQHTVKKTCDAYRTLASNLKAGNLGRPWSKRYRRAAEKPITFRAEGAQPYDDRMLSWQITDRTVSLWTLSGRMKQVAFTASPEQLARLALYRKGESDLVARDGMWFLQATCEIPEAPLNTDPDGFLGIDLGIVNIATTSDGQIMAGRELNRGRLRERTLRTKLQKKNTPSARRRLKKRRRKEARRAKDINHKIAKHVVAEAERTGRGIALEDLGGIRERVRLRKPQRATHSSWSFAQLGSFIAYKARKAGVPVVYVDPAYTSRTCAECGHIDKANRVSQAWFACRSCGFVDHADRNSSRNIRARAEELWRRGAQSTAPDPPPEPGRGTGCKRSTTTSGARSASPGLQSRVR; translated from the coding sequence ATGAAGCTGGTGGTGCAGGTCAAGCTGCTACCGACGCCCATACAGGCGGCGGCACTTGAGGCGACCCTGCACGCCTGCAACGAGGCCGCGTCCTGGGCGTCCGAGGTCGCCTTCGCCAAGGATGCGAAGCGGAACTTCGCGCTGCGTGAGCACACCTACGCCGAGATCAGGCAGCGGTGGGGTTTGGGGGCGCAGGCCGCCCAGCACACCGTCAAGAAGACCTGTGACGCCTACCGGACGCTGGCCTCGAATCTGAAGGCCGGGAATCTGGGCAGGCCGTGGTCGAAGCGTTACCGGCGGGCGGCGGAGAAGCCGATCACGTTTCGGGCCGAGGGTGCTCAGCCTTATGACGACCGGATGCTGTCCTGGCAGATCACCGACCGGACCGTCTCCCTGTGGACCCTGTCCGGGCGGATGAAGCAGGTGGCGTTCACCGCTTCCCCGGAGCAGCTGGCCCGCCTGGCCTTGTACCGCAAGGGCGAGTCCGACCTCGTCGCGCGGGACGGCATGTGGTTTCTGCAGGCCACCTGCGAGATCCCCGAAGCACCCCTGAACACCGACCCCGACGGCTTCCTCGGCATCGACCTGGGGATCGTGAACATCGCCACCACGAGTGACGGCCAGATCATGGCCGGGCGTGAACTCAATCGGGGGCGGCTGCGTGAACGCACACTGCGGACCAAGCTGCAGAAGAAGAACACCCCGTCCGCCAGGCGCCGCCTGAAGAAACGGCGGCGCAAGGAGGCGCGGCGGGCGAAGGACATCAACCACAAGATCGCGAAGCATGTGGTGGCCGAGGCAGAACGCACCGGACGCGGAATCGCCCTGGAAGACCTGGGCGGCATCCGTGAACGGGTACGGCTTCGCAAGCCCCAACGGGCCACCCACTCCAGCTGGAGCTTCGCCCAGCTGGGGTCGTTCATCGCGTACAAGGCCCGTAAGGCAGGGGTGCCGGTGGTGTACGTCGATCCGGCGTACACCTCCCGCACCTGCGCCGAATGCGGCCACATCGACAAGGCGAACCGGGTCTCCCAGGCCTGGTTCGCGTGCCGGTCCTGCGGATTCGTTGATCACGCAGACCGCAACAGCTCCCGCAACATCCGCGCACGCGCGGAAGAGTTGTGGCGACGCGGGGCGCAGTCAACCGCCCCAGACCCACCCCCCGAACCCGGGCGTGGGACCGGATGCAAGCGCAGCACCACAACCAGTGGCGCCCGCTCTGCAAGCCCAGGACTTCAGTCCCGGGTACGTTGA
- a CDS encoding ArnT family glycosyltransferase: MTSATDPLPHAPEPPVAAHPAAPMAPPAPTPSDTPEKAPRWSLPALLAIMLLAGVLYSWNLSSSGLNSFYSAAVLSGTQGWKAWFFGSLDAGNFLTVDKPPFVLMVMGLSCRVFGYGTWQMMAPLIASALGTIWILHSSVKRVFGHAAATLAALVLALTPITVAINRDNNPDTLLVCLMVAGAALALRATRDGRLLPLLGSAVCFGLAFDTKMLQGYIALPAVFAVYLYAADLGLVKRIVNLLLAGVALAVSSFWWATAVSLVPADERPYIGGSTDGSAWNLIMGYNGLGRVLGGEGNGGGGGGGGGGFSGTAGIGRMFNEILGGQISWLIPFAGIALVGGLVLVGRAPRTDATRAALLMWGGWTLLHYLTFAMAEGTMHPYYTTALAPGIAALCGGGGVLLLRAFRTDKRWVWVLPLALGVTGVWSVVLLRRTSDWNAWLWPAIAVVMALAITGLLVFRTGRRVRLLAVSVVAAIVAAMAGPAAYALAETSATGGGMGGTNPTAGPSTGGGMGGPGGGGGRAGGGFPGGSGDPGRQNGQPSQGQQQGGQMGTPPSGGMPSGAPGGTGQQDSGTGTPPSGTGGTGDTNAEADGQQQGGQPGGMGGGGLGGGGGMSGGADSQLITYLKKHQDGAKWLLAVSGSQSAAQLILSSGEPVISMWGWSGTDKAMTLARLKELVKKGELHYIQLGGGMGGGGGAGGADLSSEVTAWVQKNGTAVKESEYSSGTSNNSATTESGSTQSTSSIYRLDASDVS, from the coding sequence GTGACCTCTGCCACCGACCCCCTTCCCCACGCCCCGGAGCCCCCCGTCGCCGCCCATCCCGCGGCACCCATGGCTCCACCGGCCCCCACCCCGTCAGACACGCCCGAGAAGGCGCCGCGCTGGTCGCTCCCCGCGCTGCTCGCGATCATGTTGCTGGCCGGGGTCCTGTACTCCTGGAACCTCTCCTCCTCCGGCCTCAACAGCTTCTACAGCGCGGCCGTACTGAGCGGCACGCAGGGCTGGAAGGCGTGGTTCTTCGGCTCGCTCGACGCGGGGAACTTCCTCACGGTCGACAAGCCGCCCTTCGTCCTCATGGTCATGGGCCTGTCCTGCCGCGTGTTCGGCTACGGCACCTGGCAGATGATGGCGCCGCTCATCGCGTCCGCGCTCGGCACCATCTGGATCCTGCACTCCTCCGTGAAGCGGGTGTTCGGTCACGCGGCGGCCACCTTGGCCGCGCTGGTCCTGGCGCTCACCCCGATCACCGTGGCCATCAACCGCGACAACAACCCCGACACACTGCTCGTCTGCCTGATGGTGGCGGGCGCGGCTCTCGCCCTGCGCGCCACCCGCGACGGCAGGCTGCTGCCGCTGCTCGGCTCGGCCGTGTGCTTCGGGCTCGCGTTCGACACGAAGATGCTCCAGGGCTATATCGCCCTGCCCGCCGTCTTCGCGGTCTACCTGTACGCGGCCGACCTGGGCCTCGTGAAGCGGATCGTGAACCTGCTGCTCGCGGGCGTCGCGCTCGCGGTCTCCAGCTTCTGGTGGGCGACGGCCGTGTCCCTCGTACCGGCCGACGAACGCCCGTACATCGGCGGCTCGACGGACGGCAGCGCCTGGAACCTGATCATGGGCTACAACGGCCTCGGCCGTGTCCTCGGCGGCGAGGGCAACGGCGGGGGCGGCGGAGGCGGGGGCGGCGGCTTCTCCGGGACCGCCGGTATCGGCCGTATGTTCAACGAGATCCTCGGCGGCCAGATCTCCTGGCTCATCCCCTTCGCGGGCATCGCGCTGGTGGGCGGCCTGGTGCTGGTCGGCCGAGCCCCGCGTACGGACGCGACCCGGGCCGCGCTGCTGATGTGGGGCGGCTGGACGCTGCTCCACTACCTCACCTTCGCCATGGCCGAAGGCACGATGCACCCGTACTACACGACCGCCCTCGCGCCCGGCATCGCGGCGCTGTGCGGTGGCGGCGGAGTGCTCCTGCTGCGCGCGTTCCGCACCGACAAGCGGTGGGTGTGGGTGCTCCCGCTGGCCCTCGGCGTCACCGGCGTCTGGTCGGTCGTGCTGCTGCGCCGTACGTCCGACTGGAACGCGTGGCTGTGGCCGGCGATCGCCGTGGTCATGGCGCTGGCGATCACCGGTCTGCTGGTCTTCCGCACCGGGCGCCGAGTGCGGTTGCTGGCGGTGTCGGTGGTGGCGGCGATCGTCGCGGCGATGGCCGGCCCGGCCGCGTACGCCCTGGCGGAGACCTCCGCGACGGGCGGCGGCATGGGCGGCACGAACCCGACGGCCGGCCCTTCGACGGGCGGCGGAATGGGCGGCCCCGGGGGCGGTGGCGGTCGCGCGGGCGGCGGCTTCCCCGGCGGCAGCGGCGACCCTGGCCGGCAGAACGGTCAGCCTTCGCAGGGACAGCAGCAGGGCGGTCAGATGGGTACGCCGCCCAGTGGCGGTATGCCCAGCGGAGCACCCGGCGGCACCGGCCAGCAGGACAGCGGCACGGGCACGCCTCCGAGCGGCACGGGCGGCACCGGTGACACGAACGCCGAGGCCGACGGTCAGCAGCAGGGCGGGCAGCCCGGCGGCATGGGTGGCGGGGGTTTGGGCGGTGGCGGCGGCATGAGCGGCGGCGCCGACAGCCAGCTGATCACGTATCTGAAGAAGCACCAGGACGGCGCCAAGTGGCTGCTGGCGGTGTCCGGTTCGCAGAGTGCGGCGCAGCTGATCCTGAGCAGCGGCGAGCCGGTGATCTCCATGTGGGGCTGGTCCGGCACCGACAAGGCGATGACCCTGGCCAGGCTCAAGGAGCTGGTGAAGAAGGGCGAGTTGCACTACATCCAGCTCGGCGGCGGCATGGGCGGCGGAGGCGGCGCGGGCGGCGCCGACCTCAGCTCGGAGGTCACGGCCTGGGTGCAGAAGAACGGTACGGCGGTCAAGGAGAGCGAGTACAGCAGCGGCACCAGCAACAACAGCGCGACGACGGAGTCCGGCAGCACACAGTCCACGTCGTCGATCTACCGTCTGGACGCGTCGGACGTCAGCTGA
- the speB gene encoding agmatinase — MTSSPETPSSPETLRSSETPRGPVDSSRIPRYAGPATFARLPRLDEVGGRADVAVVGVPFDSGVSYRPGARFGGNAIREASRLLRPYNPAQDASPFALAQVADAGDIAANPFDINEAVETVEAAADELLGTGARLMTLGGDHTIALPLLRSVAKKHGPVALLHFDAHLDTWDTYFGAEYTHGTPFRRAVEEGILDTSALSHVGTRGPLYGKQDLDDDAKMGFGIVTSADVMRRGVDEVADQLRQRIGDRPLYISIDIDCLDPAFAPGTGTPEAGGMTSRELLEILRGLASCNLVSADVVEVAPAYDHAEITSVAASHTAYELTTIMSRQIAGARAQEKAQEMAQEKAAK, encoded by the coding sequence ATGACCAGCAGCCCCGAGACGCCCAGCAGCCCCGAGACACTCCGCAGCTCTGAGACGCCCCGCGGCCCCGTCGACTCGTCCCGCATCCCGAGGTACGCCGGTCCCGCGACCTTCGCGCGGCTGCCGCGCCTCGACGAGGTCGGCGGACGGGCGGATGTCGCCGTGGTCGGGGTGCCGTTCGACTCGGGCGTCTCGTACCGGCCCGGAGCACGCTTCGGCGGCAACGCGATCCGCGAGGCGTCCCGGCTGCTGCGGCCGTACAACCCGGCGCAGGACGCGTCCCCGTTCGCCCTCGCCCAGGTCGCGGACGCCGGAGACATCGCCGCCAACCCGTTCGACATCAACGAGGCCGTGGAGACGGTGGAGGCGGCGGCCGACGAGCTGCTGGGGACAGGCGCGAGGCTGATGACCCTCGGCGGCGACCACACGATCGCGCTTCCCCTGCTGCGCTCGGTGGCGAAGAAACACGGCCCGGTGGCGCTGCTCCACTTCGACGCGCACCTCGACACCTGGGACACCTACTTCGGCGCCGAGTACACGCACGGGACGCCGTTCCGCCGGGCGGTGGAGGAGGGCATCCTCGACACCTCCGCCCTTTCGCACGTCGGCACGCGCGGCCCCCTGTACGGCAAGCAGGACCTGGACGACGACGCGAAGATGGGCTTCGGCATCGTGACGTCGGCGGACGTCATGCGGCGCGGTGTCGACGAGGTCGCCGACCAGCTCCGCCAGCGCATCGGCGACCGCCCCCTGTACATCTCCATCGACATCGACTGCCTCGACCCGGCCTTCGCCCCCGGCACGGGCACGCCCGAGGCGGGCGGTATGACGTCGAGGGAGCTGCTGGAGATCCTGCGGGGCCTGGCGTCCTGCAACCTGGTCTCCGCGGATGTCGTCGAAGTCGCCCCCGCGTACGATCACGCCGAGATCACGTCGGTCGCGGCGTCGCACACGGCGTACGAACTGACGACGATCATGTCTCGTCAGATCGCCGGGGCGAGGGCCCAGGAGAAGGCTCAGGAAATGGCTCAGGAGAAGGCTGCGAAGTGA